ATATCGAGGCGTTTGCGAGGTTTTTAAGCGTCTTAAAGGTTTTCAGAAGTTTCCTACCGATGACTGGCCCGGCTAAGCTTTCAGCAACGTACAGTATTCTCTCGTTAATGCTTAAAGGCTTTTTCTCAACCCTCATCCTGAATACTTTTTTACTACTTGTTTCACCCAAACTTTTAGCTTTGAGGATTATCCACTGCAATGTCTCCTCCAATCCAGGAGTATTTAAAACAGGTATTTCAAATTCCAGGATGAGAGTGTCAAGTATCCTGAGCAAACTCTGAGGCCTCCACCCCCTGTAATTGGCAAGCTCTTCTAAGCAACCTTCCAGGACGATTAAGGGTTTATGACCGTCTTTGACGGAGGCATTTTTCAACAGTTTAGCCTGCTCCCATATCCTGTTGTCTCTTATACTGTTCGCGAAATCATCAACAGTTTTCCTCTCCACCAAAAT
This is a stretch of genomic DNA from Thermosphaera aggregans DSM 11486. It encodes these proteins:
- a CDS encoding ERCC4 domain-containing protein: MSISLLFPVDVIIDSKEDSKHPDAKKKLMAAGLKVAIQNLPAGDFLLLSPPERQSILVERKTVDDFANSIRDNRIWEQAKLLKNASVKDGHKPLIVLEGCLEELANYRGWRPQSLLRILDTLILEFEIPVLNTPGLEETLQWIILKAKSLGETSSKKVFRMRVEKKPLSINERILYVAESLAGPVIGRKLLKTFKTLKNLANASISELLRVESIGEKRAEEIFLIFNSEWREEDGAD